Part of the Nicotiana sylvestris chromosome 5, ASM39365v2, whole genome shotgun sequence genome is shown below.
aaagggaaacagacaagggttaaatttggtacagcgatccataatactaaaggcattttggattatgtacactctgatgtttggggtccttccaaaacaccttcattgggtgggaagcactattttgtaacctttgttgatgatttttcccgaagagtatgggtgtatacaatgaagagcaaagatgaagtgttgggaatttttctcaaatggaagacgatggtggagaatcaaacaggcaagaggatcaagtgtattcgcacagacaatggaggtgaatacaaaaatgatcatttcaataaggtctgtgaaaatgatggcatcgtccgacacttcactgttagacatacaccacaacaaaatggagtggcagaacgtatgaaccggaccttgctggagaaggtacggtgtatgttgtccaatgctggcttgggcaaagaattttgggctgaggcaattacatatgcatgtcacctcattaatcgtctaccatctgctgctattgatggcaagacaccatttgaaaaatggtatggaaaacctgctgtagattataactctttgcacgtgtttggctcaactgcatattatcatgtgacggagtcaaaattggatccaagggcaaagaaggctatttttatgggaattacttctggagtcaaaggatatcgcttatggtgtcctatgacaaagaaagtaatattcagcagagatgttacctttgatgaatctgctatggtaaataaggtaacagaagacaccaaacaaaataaaggtgcttctaagcaggtggagtttgagggaaaatttatttttcctacacaagaagcagaggaggaaacaaatgaagattaccctctggaaggtgagccagtagaggagattccaactcaggaacctcaaaaacaacttgaatcaatagcaaccagcaggccaaaaagaacaataacgaaacttgttcgtctcatagagacggttgcttgtgcaacctcaattgtagctgatgatgttcctaccacttataaagacgctgtccaaagttcagaagaagataagtggaggattgccatgaatgatgaaatacagtcccttcatcagaatcatacatggagattggccaatctcccgaagggaaagaaagcaattgggtgcaaatgggtatttgcaaagaaggaaggatttcctaaccaagtagatgttcgctacaaagcaagattggtggccaaaggatatgctcaaaaggagggaattgattacaatgaagtattttctccagttgtaaaacattcctccattagaattatgttggctttggtagcacaattggatttggaactagttcagatggatgtaaaaactgcgtttttacatggaaacttggaggaggaaatctacatgactcagccagaaggattcaaagttgctggaaaagaaaatatggtgtgcaaacttgaaaaatcgttgtacggattgaaacaatcttctagacaatggtacaagcgatttgacgagtttatgttgcggcaagggtacaagagaagcaaatacgatcattgtgtgtatttgcacaagcttaaagatggttcctttgtatatcttctcctatatgttgatgatatgttgatagcttccaagaatttggaagaaattgataagttgaagattcaactgaagaaggagttcgagatgaaggatttgggtgaggcaaagaaaattcttggcatggagataattagagatagacgttcaaagaaactctgtttatctcaaaaggaatatttgaagagagtacttcaacgttttggcatagatgacaagactaagccagttagtactccacttgcttcccattttaagctaagtactactatgtcgccaatggatgaagctgaacgagagtatatgtcaaaggtaccatacgcaaatgttgttggtagcttgatgtatgcaatggtttgcacaaggcctgacatttcacaagctgttggagttattagcagatatatgcacaatccagggaaggagcattggcaagctgtgaagtggattctacggtatattcataatactgtagatgtcgggttagtttttgagcaggaagacaatcagtctgtagttggatattgtgactcagattttgcgggtgatctggacaaacgaagatcaactactggttatgtgtttacttttgcaaaggcaccagttagttggaagtctactttgcagtcaacagttgctttgtctacaacagaggcagagtacatggctattacagaggctgtgaaagaggcaatttggcttcaaggattgctaaaggagcttggtgttgaacaaaaaggtatcacaattttttgtgatagtcaaagtgttattcaattagcgaagaaccaagtgtatcatgcaaggacgaagcacattgatgttcggtatcatttcgtacgagaaatcatagaagaaagtggagtcacagtgaagaaaattcatactacggagaatcctgctgatatgctgacaaaggtggtgactgcggtcaagtttcaacattgtttggatttgatcaacattgttgaaaactgaagattgaagatgaagacacaatcaaaatttgttattgagagaaaattgaagatgtggaattttgccaaggtggagatttgttgaatttgggCAAAActatttgtcccacatcggtgggaagagaagggttggggggattttccccctataaaagaaggcctaatgtttaggatttaaacacacctctcatttgccttctcatctgtttaaggcatttgtatcttctctctttagtattatttcacttgtatttttggagtggaataaaatattggttgtgtccgaggagtaggcaaaattagccgaacctcgtaaattctggtgttccctttattgttgctttattgtcttatttattatttggtggctgtcataatttttggtatagtagttgtgacttattcacactatatacatttggcttccgcaacaatttcTCTCTTCATAGACCTTTATTTACCCTTTTACTTTGGGAAAACGGTCAAAATCACTTTTTGTACGCTATGAAATATCTTAAATTTAACTCTTCGTTATACTTTGGGGCTATTCAACTCTTGCCCTTAGCAAATTGTCTCATATTTGTCCTTCACTTTAACGGAGATCCAATGTGGATTTGGTGAATTGCCCTTACCATTCTACTTTGGGTAAATATGAACATTTTTCTTGAAGTATTTTGATACGTGAAAAAATTCACTCAGTCCATGCTAGATCTCTGTTGAAGTCAAGGCAAAATAATACAATTTGCTAATGTCAAAGGTATGAATGACTTCAAACATAAAGGATTGTTAAATTAAGATACTTCGTACAGTAAATGGGTAAATTTGATCCTTTTCCATTTTACCGTTGCTATTTTTGCGAAAGTTTCCTGATAACAGTTTATAAATACTTGGCCACAGCTAAATACATTTAGTACAACTTTGAAGAAGCTCGATATAAGGTACAACAGTTTTCAGAGCTTTATGCCAAATGAAGGTACattttgttccttgagtttgttATTTTCAGATGATCGTGTTGTAATTATGTGTATGCGATGTAGATATAGCTTATTATGTACTCAATCAAAATATCAAGCTCAAAAATCAAAAGAATTGAAAACCGCAAAAAAACCCACTTACAAGGGCTCCATTTGAATTAAAAATGTTTGAAATCCATAGTATTTTAATAccattttcagatttcaaatcctaaaattttatCTATGTTGCGCGGAGTCTCCAAAATGCGGCCACACCCTTATTAGATCCTCCAAAAATAGtgtacttttggaggatccgataTGCACCTGGTGACATTTCTTGAGAGTCCGACAACTTAGAAAATTATAGTCTTATAGTAGCTAAAAGTAAAGTTTGCTAGAAATACTTACAAATACCAAAGTTTTGCAAAGCATTTAGTCGTCCCATTTTTTAGACAACATTTAAAATATGCATGCTGTGATTTTGACATATTTATTGTCATCAGTAACACTAATTACAAGCATAACTTTGCAAACCTATAATGAACTATGTGTTGATGATTCTTTTGTGTTTCTTTTACATGCAAGAGTTGGGAATTCTGAGAAATATAAAGTATTTACTTTTGGATGGGAATACGTTGGACAAAAACTTTCTACAGAGCAGTGGTGTAATGCCGTCCCTTAAAGTATTATCAGTAGCTAACTGCGGCCTGACTGGAACCCTGCCTATTCAAGGTAATCTTAAACAACCAACTGCAATTATTTCTTTATATGATTATAAGAATCTTTCACATTTTATCACTTGTATGCAAATCAATGAGCCAACACTTCTAGTTCCCATACTCTGCTTGCAGTCTCACTTTGAGCAAAAACATAATTGAGAGTCTCCTCATTAGGGTTTCCAAAAGATATTTGAAATTTCGTGATCAGTTCGTTCTAGAGTTTTGAGGGAGATTTGGAACTTTGTTAAATAAAGGGTagcccggtgcacaaagcatctcGCATTAACGCCGCACCAAGAGAGTATGATGTAGGTAGTTTACCCtgatgcaagcattagtggctaaTTCCACGGTTTGAAACTTTGTTAAATGTTTTAGAAAAAAGAGTTTTAGTGGTTGAAAGTTAGAATGAGTAATATATTTTCAATTGAAGTGCTAGCCTGGCAAGGATTATTCTCAATTAAGAGCATACGTTTGTCTGAGTCAACATAACATAGTTTACTtcattttagtttttctcaaTTACCCTTTTTGTTTGAAGTTACCTAGCAGTTTGGTTTGCACGTTTCCTATATTTGCTGCAAAGGCTGCAATATAGACATGTAGTAACAGTTAgctatttgtttttcttaaaggtTTTTGCAATCTAAAATATCTTGAAGAACTAAGTCTCAGCTTCAACAACTTCCATGGAAATCTTCCTCCATGTCTTGGAAACTTAACATTTCTCCGGGTAATTGATCTCACTCAAAATCAGTTTACTGGAAATATTGCCTCATCTCCACTTTCAAATCTCTTGTCCCTTGAATATCTTTTGCTAAgaaacaacaactttgaaatccCAATTTCATTCGAGTCATTTGCTAACCATTCAAAGCTCAAGTATGTCATTCCTGACGGCAATTCATTAGTTGTACAAACTTCTACTAGAAATTGGATCCCAAAGTTTCAACTGGAAGCCTTGTCTTTGACTAACAACTGCTCTGTAATACCAAATTTCCTTCATTATCAACATCAGTTGCGTCAACTTAGTCTATCTGATTGCAACATTGGTGGAAACTTTCCAAATTGGTTGTTGAAGAATAATCCTAGACTTGAAGAAGTTTATTTGGATGGAAATGCATTTACTGGATCTTTTCATGAGTTGTCCTTCCTAAAATGAAATTTTTTGATATCTCAAGGAACAAGATTCAGGGACAACTTCCTCCCAACATTGGTTCCATTTTCCCGAATATCTTAAGGTTAAAAATGTCCAACAATATGCTTGAATGCATGTTGCCTTCAAATTTTAGCGACATGAAGAACCTACTTTTCTTGGATTTGTCAGACAATAAGTTATCAGGAGAATTACCAATTGAATTGGCTCGTAATGGATTATTCTTTCTGAGACTGTCGAATAACATGTTGGAAGGCGAAATATTCCAAGGGTCAACCAACATCAATAATCTTCAGTACTTGTACTTGGACGGAAACAACTTCTCAGGCTCAATTCCACAAAAGTTGTCCTCTGCTCCCTTGAGTTCACTGGATTTAAGTAACAACAGTTTGTCTGGAAATCTACCTTCTTGGATTGGTTACATCCCCTCATTAACCTCCCTCGCGTTATCTAGAAACCATCTAAAGGGTCCTATTCCAGCAGATTATTGTAGACTTGAAAAGCTTGAGGTTTTAGATCTCTCAAGAAACAACCTTGTTGGTGTGATTCCATCATGTTTCAGTGCTTCCCAAAACCTTAAACGTGTCTATTTGAGCAAAAACAATTTACGAGGGCAATTCGATGTGTTCTCAAATAGCTCAAATTTAAAGGTATTGGATCTTAAAGATAACAACTTCACCGGTTCAATTCCAAAATGGTTAGGCAGTATTGAAATAACCACCTTACTCTTGAAAGGAAACTATTTTCAAGGCACCATTCCCACAGAGTTGTGCTATGCGAGTGAATTGAGAATTATGGATCTTTCTCATAATAATCTCTTGGGACCTATTCCACATTGCTTTGGGAACATAATGCAAATAGAAGGGATCAGTGAAGCATACCCATACGGTCCAATATTTAGTTATCCAAGACTCCAGACGTGGGGTAGAGATACCATGATATATGTAGAAGATTCAATGGAGTGATCGACAGTTTCCTATCAAGATAACTATGCATGGGTTGGGGCAGAGTTTACAACCAAATATAATACATATTCCTATGAAGGTAGCATTGTTGATTATATGTTTGGGATTGATCTTTCTTACAACCAGTTAAGTGGTGAAATACCTAAGGAACTCTGTAATCTTACTGAAATTCGGGCACTAAACTTTTCACATAACCACATAACTGGAGTAATACCATCAGAATTCTCAAATCTCCAGAATATTGAGAGTTTGGATCTATCATACAACAACTTGACTGGGAGGATTCCCTCTCAACTTGTAGAGTTGACGACTCTAGCAATTTTTAGCGTGGCACACAATAATTTAACAGGTAGGACTTCACAACGTACATCTCAATTTGCAACTTTTACTGAAAGCAGTTATGAGGGAAATCCTTTTCTTTGCGATCCTCCATTGCATATCAATTGCATGGAGACCAAAGAGATACCGATATCATCTCGTGTGCCAGATTGTTGTGAAGATGATACTGGTTTTCTAGATATGGAGTCGTTCTATGTTTCTTTTCTTAGTGGCATATGCAAATTTGGTTCTTGTAATGGTTGTAGTCCTCTGGATAAACCCCTATTGGAGATATGTTTGGTTTTATTATGTTGAGTCGTTTATGTATTCATGTTACGATCTTTTTGCTTCCAAATGTACATGACCTTGCATATTAAGGTCACTTTAATTACGTAGTATTTCATTATGTAAATCGTGTATGTGAGTTGTTCTTGGTACCTTCAAGTTTATTAATAATACTAGTGAAAGTTTTATTGTTTTTCCTTGTGTAATGTAAAAGCAATTTATCAAACGTTAGTGAAAAAATTAACTAGTGTGCTCTCAATAGGGTTTTATATCGACCTGCTTTATTAGTTTTGACATGGAGAGCTATAGTAAGTACTCAAAAGTAACTCGTTTTACTTTAACCATCAAAGAATGTGGTGCAGTGAATGGGTTGCTCCCTTCCTTTACCAGAGATTTTGAATTTGAGCCCTGTGTATGGAAAATATTTTAGTAGGGAGCTCTATTCCCCTCCCCTTGTTAGGATTTTGCCCTAAATTTCTAATCTATTAGGACTTTCTTTCTTGAAGGAATGGAAAAAGACTCCTAAAAGGATTAAATCTCCTTAATATATCTTATCCTTTTCTTGAAAAACAAGTTTTGCACATCTATAAATTAAAGATCTCTGCCTCTCACAAGAGCACAAAAAAATATCCACAATGTAGTCATTAAAGAGTTTTATTTAGGGGGAGATTTTTCTCTCgatagtttttcttcttttatattaGTTTAATCATATGTAGATCAATTGACCAAACAATTATAAACTATTATGCTTAGT
Proteins encoded:
- the LOC104221705 gene encoding cuscuta receptor 1-like isoform X2 — translated: MSKLNTFSTTLKKLDIRYNSFQSFMPNEELGILRNIKYLLLDGNTLDKNFLQSSGVMPSLKVLSVANCGLTGTLPIQGFCNLKYLEELSLSFNNFHGNLPPCLGNLTFLRVIDLTQNQFTGNIASSPLSNLLSLEYLLLRNNNFEIPISFESFANHSKLKYVIPDGNSLVVQTSTRNWIPKFQLEALSLTNNCSVIPNFLHYQHQLRQLSLSDCNIGGNFPNWLLKNNPRLEEVYLDGNAFTGSFHELSFLK
- the LOC104221705 gene encoding cuscuta receptor 1-like isoform X3; protein product: MSKLNTFSTTLKKLDIRYNSFQSFMPNEELGILRNIKYLLLDGNTLDKNFLQSSGVMPSLKVLSVANCGLTGTLPIQGFCNLKYLEELSLSFNNFHGNLPPCLGNLTFLREQDSGTTSSQHWFHFPEYLKVKNVQQYA
- the LOC104221705 gene encoding putative receptor-like protein 16 isoform X1 — protein: MSKLNTFSTTLKKLDIRYNSFQSFMPNEELGILRNIKYLLLDGNTLDKNFLQSSGVMPSLKVLSVANCGLTGTLPIQDNKLSGELPIELARNGLFFLRLSNNMLEGEIFQGSTNINNLQYLYLDGNNFSGSIPQKLSSAPLSSLDLSNNSLSGNLPSWIGYIPSLTSLALSRNHLKGPIPADYCRLEKLEVLDLSRNNLVGVIPSCFSASQNLKRVYLSKNNLRGQFDVFSNSSNLKVLDLKDNNFTGSIPKWLGSIEITTLLLKGNYFQGTIPTELCYASELRIMDLSHNNLLGPIPHCFGNIMQIEGISEAYPYGPIFSYPRLQTWGRDTMIYVEDSME